A part of Gemmatimonadota bacterium genomic DNA contains:
- a CDS encoding SLBB domain-containing protein translates to MIISMAYPGRYMRFFYFALVGLFIFDFVFYPFAAHAQSRRRDSRQTEEKPERREPTRPFAAPSVEKTEQEAIPLVEIKSVGKAAYDAVIRSGRYIVGPGDVFAVVVNRGEEIETFEVPVGASGSLLFPSIGPVPVAFLSLAEADRAIQSAIKKRFRQLDISISLAQLRTFPINVVGEVHIPGTVAVNGVEQASQLILKAGGLIDDPDRRGSSRNIQIMGLDEKGKWYNTGRRVDLELWNRTGDEQYNPFMLDGEQIVVPAAKSDSIYVTGAIQRPGSYEFAPGDRVSDLIVLGNGLRAHSPPKRAHLLRLSDDGEGTPIDIDLPRALAGDSEANIPVQIGDKLYVIGDTKWVYVEGEVKFPGPFRLKEGLRLKELLQQAELTPEASVVQASLIRKVNYEETATEDDPALDRLLGIPRTQRTDAEEALITLKTQQLSGRLPIDFVALMASDERHNILLQDGDVVRIPRFVPSVRVTGAVVAPANIPYNVALTVGGYIDLAGGFNTRAKRKDIIIVEGNTGNAIGATSESIVRPGDAIFVPPREIVPGQGYRILREAIAMVGAVASIVLTIVVIERERGQGQGQ, encoded by the coding sequence ATGATTATCTCTATGGCATATCCGGGGCGCTATATGCGTTTTTTTTATTTCGCGCTCGTGGGCTTGTTCATTTTTGACTTTGTGTTTTACCCTTTCGCTGCACACGCGCAATCACGCCGTCGCGACTCGCGTCAAACCGAAGAAAAACCAGAACGGCGAGAACCCACCAGACCTTTTGCCGCGCCTTCTGTCGAAAAAACAGAGCAAGAAGCTATACCACTGGTTGAAATCAAAAGTGTTGGCAAAGCGGCCTATGATGCAGTTATTCGTTCGGGTCGCTATATTGTCGGGCCGGGCGATGTTTTTGCCGTGGTTGTAAACCGAGGTGAAGAAATCGAAACCTTTGAGGTCCCAGTCGGCGCGAGCGGCAGTTTGCTTTTTCCATCTATCGGCCCTGTTCCCGTTGCGTTTTTATCGCTTGCAGAAGCTGACCGTGCCATCCAATCGGCGATCAAAAAACGCTTTCGTCAACTCGACATCTCCATAAGCCTCGCGCAACTCCGCACATTTCCCATCAACGTGGTTGGCGAAGTGCATATACCCGGTACCGTTGCAGTCAATGGCGTTGAACAGGCATCGCAACTCATTCTCAAAGCCGGAGGCCTTATTGACGATCCGGACCGCAGAGGCTCCAGCCGCAATATCCAGATTATGGGGCTTGACGAAAAAGGAAAGTGGTACAATACGGGACGCCGGGTCGATCTCGAACTGTGGAACCGCACGGGTGACGAACAATACAATCCCTTTATGCTCGATGGGGAACAAATCGTGGTGCCCGCCGCCAAAAGCGATTCTATCTATGTCACAGGGGCGATACAACGGCCCGGTAGCTATGAATTTGCGCCCGGTGATCGCGTGTCTGATCTCATTGTTCTTGGGAATGGTTTGCGCGCCCATTCCCCTCCAAAGCGCGCCCACCTTTTGCGCTTGTCGGATGATGGCGAAGGGACACCTATAGATATTGATCTCCCGCGTGCGCTTGCGGGTGATTCCGAGGCCAACATCCCTGTGCAAATAGGTGATAAACTCTATGTTATCGGCGATACAAAGTGGGTTTATGTCGAAGGTGAGGTAAAATTCCCCGGTCCTTTTCGCTTGAAGGAGGGCCTTCGCCTCAAAGAATTATTACAACAGGCTGAACTCACACCCGAAGCGTCCGTGGTTCAGGCGTCCCTTATTCGCAAAGTCAATTATGAGGAGACCGCTACAGAAGACGATCCCGCGCTTGACCGATTGCTCGGTATTCCCCGCACACAGCGCACCGATGCCGAAGAAGCCCTCATTACCCTCAAAACCCAGCAGCTTTCGGGGCGTTTGCCCATTGATTTTGTAGCACTTATGGCCAGCGACGAGCGACACAATATCCTCCTGCAAGATGGCGATGTCGTTCGCATTCCGCGATTTGTACCTTCTGTGCGCGTGACAGGTGCGGTCGTTGCACCTGCGAATATTCCTTATAATGTGGCACTTACGGTTGGCGGTTATATCGATCTCGCTGGCGGTTTTAATACGCGTGCAAAACGGAAAGATATCATCATTGTTGAGGGCAATACGGGCAATGCCATAGGTGCTACGTCAGAATCGATCGTGCGTCCTGGCGATGCGATTTTTGTCCCTCCAAGAGAAATCGTGCCGGGGCAGGGCTATCGAATTTTGAGAGAAGCTATTGCAATGGTGGGTGCTGTGGCATCGATTGTTCTGACCATTGTGGTGATCGAACGCGAACGCGGTCAGGGTCAGGGGCAGTGA
- a CDS encoding cobalamin-independent methionine synthase II family protein: MSENPNTILTTTVGSYPLPDWLVAAPSETAVVDATRVIFDTQRQAGIDLPTDGELYRFDINHPETNGMIEYFVRPMGGTRADFGRTEVEAFRQRQSMDFRAKPAAVVDEALSEGSLNLLSDCLRAATVAGGPFKFTLTSPYMLARTLLDNYYGDFEALLLGVADVLADQVRGLPCACVQVDEANIPGNPGDGPIAAKAINRVLDAVDPDTERAVHFCFGNYGGQTIQRGTWRALIDFLNDLHTDHLVLELAHRPDDDLVALKEIDPRIKLGIGVVDIKVNHVETAEQIARRLDHAEKELGPGRIAFIHPDCGFWMLKRSVADHKIAALAQGRDLYLGSVIRR, encoded by the coding sequence ATGTCTGAAAACCCGAATACAATTCTCACCACCACTGTTGGGTCTTATCCGTTACCCGACTGGCTCGTGGCAGCACCGAGTGAAACCGCTGTTGTAGATGCCACGCGCGTTATCTTTGATACGCAGCGCCAGGCAGGAATTGATCTGCCTACCGATGGCGAACTCTACCGATTTGACATCAACCATCCCGAAACCAATGGCATGATCGAATATTTTGTGCGTCCTATGGGCGGTACGCGCGCCGATTTTGGGCGTACTGAGGTCGAGGCGTTTCGCCAGAGACAATCCATGGACTTTCGCGCCAAACCTGCAGCGGTTGTCGATGAGGCCCTCTCAGAGGGGTCACTCAATCTGTTATCCGACTGTTTGCGCGCGGCAACCGTCGCAGGTGGTCCCTTCAAATTTACGCTTACCAGTCCCTATATGCTTGCCCGCACCTTGCTCGACAATTACTACGGCGATTTTGAAGCTCTGCTCCTGGGGGTGGCCGATGTGTTGGCCGATCAGGTACGCGGCCTGCCATGCGCCTGTGTACAGGTCGATGAAGCCAATATTCCGGGCAATCCTGGGGACGGGCCTATCGCTGCGAAGGCGATTAATAGGGTACTCGATGCGGTTGATCCCGATACTGAAAGAGCTGTTCACTTTTGTTTTGGAAATTACGGGGGGCAGACCATCCAGCGCGGTACCTGGCGCGCGCTTATCGATTTCCTCAATGATCTGCACACCGATCACCTCGTCCTCGAACTCGCCCATCGCCCCGATGATGATCTGGTTGCTCTGAAAGAAATTGATCCGCGTATCAAACTCGGTATTGGTGTGGTTGACATCAAAGTCAATCATGTTGAAACTGCCGAACAAATTGCCCGACGCCTTGATCACGCCGAAAAAGAACTCGGCCCGGGACGCATCGCATTTATTCATCCCGATTGCGGATTCTGGATGCTCAAACGCTCGGTAGCAGACCATAAAATCGCAGCCCTTGCGCAAGGCAGAGATCTCTATTTGGGAAGTGTGATCCGCAGATGA
- a CDS encoding FG-GAP-like repeat-containing protein, producing MRYIYIFFFSLLISEAGVFAQARGEIITIAGGGLEDRDNVLATDVALNRPLGIALDTRGHLYIADTDNHRIRRVDALTGIITTVAGTGEPGFSGDGGAATMALLNTPRAIAVDSAGNIYISSGGASESDVHNRRIRRIDAFGIITTVAGTGEGGFNDLVPALQATFHEIVALTMLGDIALLISDALDENGQGNNRVRQFNLANNTIGTIAGNGSAQASNIQDDGLATRAGLTPGQLAVTGNGDLLIADFNNGRIRRISRATRDTTVVVVINTVAGRGATSAENLSEDLYKGDGGPATGALFFSPSGVAIDGTGNIYIGDTGNNRIRVVETETGNVLTIAGTGVAGAGPEGTLGLLSDLGQPTHLLIDGDGDLIFIDTFNNRIRKLRDPGFRMPLFNAISTDIIFGRVSVGDPAVRHLRVENRGNLSVRIETAISDNPGFRVLSELPFEVGIGQIAELEIVFDPVQTGVARGVITITTNDSRTPSATVNVRGWGDAANIGLFPSDVLIFDRTSIGQSQTLSVRISNLGAGVLVVPNATTTDSQFVVEQTDVLRIESGQSQRLPIIFRPQSEDLQQTVLTIFSNAPGTPAVRLQLQGIGQSAQPGGFVDVSTNIGLGDTGAGFGAAWTDFDNDNDPDFYLVRSREPNRLYLNDGTGFTDIAPALGIDDSGDGSAGIWGDVDGDGDLDLYVTKFGEPNRLYRNDGVRFTDIATIFGVDDSGDGYGAAWADYDRDGDLDLYVANFGANRFYQNNGNGFSERADSLGIGDIESGIQPTWGDFDNDGDPDLFLANSGPNRLFRNDGEQFTSVENVFSPVDTGPSFGATWGDFDNDGDLDLFIPYFGADNRFYTNEGNGVFRDRAPEMMLNHDGRGRGAVWGDFDSDGFLDLYVTNSGQPNLYYKNENGLFVEMSDSLGVALNADSRGVALADYDNDGKLDLYVAVQDGPDALFRNREADGNWIAIRLRGTDSSTDAIGTRLKIEFKDGGGNNRQAVREITGGASFLSQDVLLPTFGVGKAEKIEVLSLRWPSGIVQQFRSDRDDLSVNRVIDITEQPSLPPARVFLFAGADNLLANGISEIELTAQIVTIDNRPLPTSDQAVKFRIESGSGLIISSQRSEAAGGDSVAVRDGVAYARFRAGRDHGRVVIVAESAGLESGRVEIELLKPFGEDALTIRTIAGSGDEGGGFQGDGGAAIEALLQRPQGVLVDPSGNIYIADTENHRVRFVSVETGIIQTIAGTGVAEDLAAPRGMVLHGDLLISQMGNHVVSTMEDEILFAFAGIGIGQFGGDGGRALDANLRSPTGLAVDQRGNIYIADTDNHRIRKVDANGIITTVAGSGDPDQGAFFGDGGLGTQARLNRPSAIAIDQRGNVYIADTDNHRIRKVDSRGVIATVAGMGQSGFAGDGGAGTQAQLNSPKGIAVDARGYLFIADTNNHRIRLLDLNSGLIQTVAGTEVGQHDFEEGGALAISLNAPHGLALSPTGTLLIADAANHRIRELSVLFDLALSLPAVPREKSFDFNADGRVDFNDFQIFVNAFDSVDTRFDLNADGRVGFGDFLHFARVYEVRSVK from the coding sequence ATGCGATATATTTATATATTTTTTTTTAGTCTTCTGATCTCGGAAGCAGGTGTTTTCGCTCAGGCACGAGGCGAGATTATCACCATTGCCGGTGGTGGCCTGGAAGATCGCGATAATGTGCTGGCAACGGATGTTGCGCTCAATCGTCCGCTTGGGATTGCACTCGATACACGAGGTCATCTCTATATCGCGGATACGGATAATCACCGCATTCGACGAGTGGATGCTCTAACGGGTATCATCACTACAGTAGCGGGTACTGGGGAACCGGGGTTCTCGGGTGATGGGGGGGCGGCGACAATGGCATTGCTCAATACTCCCAGGGCTATTGCGGTCGATAGCGCGGGTAATATTTATATCAGTAGCGGTGGTGCGAGTGAAAGTGATGTTCACAATCGACGCATTCGGCGTATTGATGCTTTTGGTATTATCACTACGGTCGCGGGTACTGGCGAAGGTGGTTTCAATGATCTGGTACCCGCGCTGCAAGCCACGTTCCACGAAATTGTCGCACTGACGATGTTGGGCGATATAGCTCTTCTAATCTCTGATGCCCTCGATGAGAATGGACAGGGCAACAACCGCGTGCGGCAATTCAATCTGGCGAATAATACCATAGGCACAATTGCGGGCAATGGCAGTGCTCAGGCGTCGAATATTCAGGATGACGGGTTGGCAACTCGGGCGGGTTTAACCCCTGGACAATTGGCTGTGACGGGTAATGGCGATCTCTTGATTGCGGATTTTAATAATGGACGCATTCGCCGCATTAGCAGGGCAACGCGAGATACGACAGTTGTTGTCGTGATCAATACTGTAGCCGGGCGGGGAGCGACCTCTGCGGAAAATCTGTCAGAGGACCTCTACAAGGGCGATGGTGGACCGGCGACAGGTGCTTTATTTTTTTCTCCTTCGGGCGTTGCTATTGATGGAACTGGCAATATCTATATCGGCGATACGGGCAATAATCGCATTCGCGTGGTTGAAACGGAAACGGGCAATGTGTTGACTATCGCGGGAACGGGTGTTGCGGGTGCAGGTCCTGAAGGTACACTTGGTCTTCTGTCTGATCTGGGGCAGCCCACACATTTGCTGATTGATGGCGATGGGGACCTCATCTTTATCGATACTTTCAACAATCGCATCCGGAAACTGCGCGATCCTGGGTTCCGAATGCCTCTTTTCAACGCTATTTCCACGGATATCATCTTTGGTAGAGTTAGCGTTGGTGATCCGGCTGTGCGCCATTTGCGCGTTGAAAATCGAGGCAATTTGTCCGTTCGCATTGAAACAGCTATTTCCGATAACCCCGGGTTTCGCGTTTTGTCGGAATTGCCCTTCGAAGTCGGCATCGGGCAAATCGCTGAACTTGAGATTGTATTTGATCCTGTACAAACAGGTGTGGCAAGAGGTGTTATCACTATTACCACCAATGACTCGCGCACACCTTCTGCCACGGTCAATGTGCGGGGATGGGGAGATGCCGCCAATATCGGACTTTTTCCATCCGATGTTTTAATTTTTGATCGCACCTCTATTGGGCAATCTCAAACCTTGTCGGTACGCATTTCCAACCTCGGTGCTGGCGTGCTGGTGGTTCCCAATGCTACTACGACCGACTCGCAATTTGTTGTCGAACAAACAGATGTCCTCCGCATTGAGTCTGGACAAAGCCAGCGACTTCCCATTATTTTTCGCCCGCAGTCCGAGGATCTCCAACAAACCGTGCTGACCATTTTTAGCAATGCGCCAGGAACTCCTGCTGTTAGACTTCAATTACAGGGCATTGGGCAAAGTGCCCAGCCAGGCGGATTTGTCGATGTGTCAACCAACATAGGTTTGGGGGATACAGGTGCGGGATTTGGTGCGGCCTGGACAGATTTTGACAACGATAATGATCCCGATTTCTATCTCGTACGCAGCAGAGAACCCAATCGCTTATATCTCAACGACGGTACGGGGTTCACAGATATCGCGCCAGCACTGGGTATCGACGATTCCGGCGATGGCAGTGCTGGGATATGGGGGGATGTGGATGGCGATGGAGATCTCGATCTTTACGTCACCAAATTTGGCGAACCCAATCGCTTATATCGCAATGACGGTGTGAGATTCACAGATATTGCCACCATTTTTGGGGTTGACGATTCCGGGGACGGGTATGGCGCGGCCTGGGCAGATTATGACCGCGATGGGGATCTCGACCTCTATGTCGCTAATTTTGGCGCGAACCGCTTTTACCAGAATAATGGCAATGGTTTTTCCGAGCGTGCCGATAGTCTGGGCATAGGCGATATAGAGAGTGGGATTCAACCTACCTGGGGCGATTTCGACAATGATGGGGACCCGGATTTGTTTTTGGCGAATAGCGGACCCAACCGCCTTTTTCGAAATGATGGCGAGCAATTCACATCCGTAGAAAATGTTTTTAGCCCGGTTGATACCGGGCCGAGTTTTGGCGCGACGTGGGGCGATTTTGACAACGATGGAGACCTCGATCTGTTTATCCCTTATTTTGGTGCGGATAATAGATTTTATACCAATGAAGGCAATGGCGTGTTCAGAGATCGCGCACCTGAGATGATGCTCAATCACGATGGACGAGGCAGAGGTGCTGTATGGGGCGATTTTGACAGCGATGGTTTTCTCGATCTCTATGTGACAAATAGCGGTCAGCCCAATTTGTACTACAAAAATGAGAATGGTCTTTTTGTAGAGATGTCCGATTCTTTGGGCGTTGCCCTGAATGCCGATAGCCGCGGTGTTGCCCTTGCCGATTACGACAACGATGGGAAACTCGATTTGTATGTTGCAGTGCAGGATGGCCCCGATGCTCTTTTTCGCAATCGCGAGGCTGATGGCAACTGGATAGCAATTCGGCTTCGCGGCACAGATAGCAGCACCGATGCGATTGGCACGCGCCTCAAAATTGAGTTCAAAGATGGGGGTGGCAATAATCGCCAGGCCGTTCGAGAAATTACAGGAGGTGCTTCCTTTTTATCGCAGGATGTGCTCTTGCCCACATTTGGCGTGGGCAAAGCCGAAAAAATCGAAGTGCTCTCCCTGCGTTGGCCCAGTGGTATTGTGCAGCAATTTCGCAGTGATAGAGACGATTTATCGGTCAATCGCGTTATAGATATTACCGAACAACCATCTCTACCCCCTGCTCGCGTTTTTTTGTTTGCAGGCGCAGACAATTTGCTGGCCAATGGCATCTCCGAAATTGAACTCACCGCACAGATCGTCACGATAGACAACAGACCTTTGCCCACCAGTGATCAGGCGGTTAAATTCCGCATTGAGAGCGGTAGTGGTCTCATCATTTCTTCTCAGAGGTCAGAAGCAGCGGGCGGAGATTCCGTTGCGGTGCGAGATGGCGTGGCGTATGCGCGTTTTCGAGCAGGGCGAGATCATGGGCGCGTTGTCATCGTTGCCGAAAGTGCGGGTCTGGAATCCGGGCGCGTTGAGATAGAACTCCTCAAACCTTTTGGAGAAGATGCCCTGACCATTCGCACTATCGCCGGTTCGGGCGATGAGGGCGGTGGGTTTCAAGGCGATGGCGGCGCAGCTATTGAGGCACTTCTTCAGCGACCACAAGGCGTATTGGTCGATCCGTCGGGCAATATTTATATTGCGGATACAGAGAATCACCGCGTTCGCTTCGTGAGTGTGGAAACAGGTATTATCCAGACCATTGCGGGGACAGGAGTAGCGGAAGATCTCGCTGCGCCTCGAGGTATGGTTCTTCACGGCGATTTGCTGATCAGCCAGATGGGCAATCACGTTGTGAGCACGATGGAAGATGAGATATTGTTCGCCTTTGCCGGAATTGGAATTGGTCAGTTTGGTGGCGATGGGGGGCGTGCTTTGGACGCCAATTTGAGAAGTCCCACAGGGCTTGCAGTTGATCAGCGTGGCAATATCTATATCGCGGATACGGATAATCATCGCATTCGCAAAGTCGATGCCAATGGCATTATCACGACGGTTGCGGGCAGTGGCGATCCAGATCAAGGTGCATTTTTTGGCGATGGTGGCTTGGGCACACAGGCGCGCCTAAATCGCCCCAGTGCTATTGCTATTGATCAGAGGGGTAATGTTTATATCGCGGATACGGATAATCACCGCATTCGCAAAGTCGATTCTCGCGGTGTTATTGCGACGGTTGCGGGAATGGGACAGAGTGGGTTTGCTGGCGATGGCGGTGCAGGTACGCAGGCGCAACTCAATTCTCCGAAGGGCATTGCCGTTGATGCGCGGGGATATCTTTTTATTGCAGATACAAATAATCACCGCATTCGCTTGCTTGATTTGAACAGCGGTCTGATCCAGACTGTCGCGGGCACGGAAGTGGGGCAACACGATTTCGAAGAAGGTGGTGCCCTCGCCATAAGTCTCAATGCCCCGCATGGCTTGGCTCTTAGTCCAACGGGCACCCTGTTAATTGCGGATGCGGCAAATCACAGAATACGAGAGCTGTCCGTTCTATTTGATTTGGCCCTCTCATTGCCTGCTGTTCCGCGGGAAAAATCCTTCGATTTCAATGCCGATGGTCGGGTTGATTTCAATGATTTTCAGATCTTTGTCAATGCTTTTGACTCTGTCGATACGCGCTTTGATCTCAATGCCGATGGTCGGGTTGGTTTCGGCGATTTTCTGCACTTTGCCAGGGTTTATGAAGTGAGAAGTGTGAAGTGA